A single region of the Streptomyces sp. NBC_00425 genome encodes:
- a CDS encoding sensor histidine kinase — translation MVSVQSPPGRRELPLARVLLLPAILMAAATGAAVALVAAQARFAVGVCGGLATLLVIAAGAESVRRGRRLRELRAERDQRLEYLERRVADHAEENRRLAQDHVPSAVQWLRAGNSPREVMRDLSESDPSFRELDDSQRAVVRRILDIVDHEESLRDSAQRSFVSVARRVQAIVHQQAAELREMEEDHGRNPEVFDDLLRIDHGTALIGRLADSIGVLGGGRPGRNWPQPVPLYSVLRGAMSRILEYRRIQLDSIAKVNIRGLSVEPLIHALAELLDNATRYSPPQSKVHVNAVEVQIGIAIEIEDAGVSLSEEARAKAERMLEQAKAGVDIQDVGGTPRLGLAVVGRLCTSFNLQVSLRTSAYGGVRAVLIVPSEMQTSDPAPGFAHGIGATAVPQIDLSTIGEGPKRPPKKRRPTNARIPAGVSLTDDVPEVTEWTEQGLPQRRSKTTIPITQRYAEAYAAQEAAREGKPDPFARPEPEPQPAAEKREPGLAFEAFWEGLKKVAPPGVHPTDFTRNPTAYLHLLEDKAKTEADDEGDTT, via the coding sequence ATGGTGAGTGTTCAGTCCCCACCCGGTCGCCGAGAACTTCCCCTTGCGCGCGTGCTGTTGCTGCCCGCGATACTGATGGCCGCGGCGACCGGTGCCGCCGTCGCCCTGGTGGCGGCGCAGGCCCGGTTCGCCGTCGGCGTCTGCGGAGGCCTCGCCACCCTTCTGGTGATCGCAGCGGGAGCCGAGTCGGTCCGTCGCGGCCGGCGACTGCGGGAACTGCGCGCGGAGCGGGACCAGCGCCTCGAGTACCTGGAACGACGCGTCGCCGACCACGCCGAGGAGAACCGCCGCCTCGCCCAGGACCACGTGCCGAGCGCCGTCCAGTGGCTGCGCGCCGGAAATTCCCCCAGGGAGGTGATGCGCGACCTCAGCGAGAGTGATCCTTCGTTCCGCGAACTCGACGACTCCCAGCGTGCCGTGGTCCGCAGGATCCTCGACATCGTCGACCACGAGGAGTCCCTGCGCGACTCCGCCCAGCGTTCCTTCGTCAGCGTCGCCCGCCGGGTGCAGGCCATCGTCCACCAGCAGGCCGCGGAACTGCGGGAGATGGAGGAGGACCACGGCCGCAACCCCGAGGTCTTCGACGACCTGCTGCGCATCGACCACGGCACCGCGCTGATCGGACGCCTCGCCGACTCCATCGGCGTGCTCGGCGGCGGCCGGCCCGGCCGCAACTGGCCCCAGCCGGTCCCGCTGTACAGCGTGCTGCGCGGCGCCATGTCCCGCATCCTCGAATACCGGCGTATCCAGCTGGACTCCATCGCCAAGGTCAACATCCGCGGGCTCTCCGTCGAACCGCTCATCCACGCGCTCGCCGAACTCCTCGACAACGCCACCCGCTACTCGCCCCCGCAGAGCAAGGTGCACGTCAACGCGGTCGAGGTGCAGATCGGCATCGCCATCGAGATCGAGGACGCCGGCGTCAGCCTCAGCGAAGAGGCCCGCGCCAAGGCCGAACGCATGCTGGAGCAGGCCAAGGCGGGCGTCGACATCCAGGACGTCGGCGGCACCCCGCGCCTGGGCCTCGCGGTCGTCGGCCGTCTGTGCACCTCGTTCAACCTCCAGGTCTCGCTGCGCACCTCGGCCTACGGCGGCGTCCGGGCCGTCCTCATCGTGCCGAGCGAGATGCAGACCTCCGACCCGGCCCCCGGTTTCGCGCACGGCATCGGCGCCACCGCCGTACCGCAGATCGACCTGAGCACGATCGGCGAGGGCCCCAAGCGCCCGCCCAAGAAGCGCCGCCCCACCAACGCGCGCATTCCGGCCGGAGTCTCCCTGACCGACGACGTGCCCGAGGTCACCGAGTGGACCGAGCAGGGCCTGCCCCAGCGCCGCAGCAAGACCACCATCCCGATCACCCAGCGCTACGCCGAGGCGTACGCCGCCCAGGAGGCCGCCCGCGAGGGCAAGCCCGACCCGTTCGCACGGCCCGAGCCGGAGCCGCAGCCCGCGGCGGAGAAGCGCGAGCCCGGACTGGCCTTCGAGGCCTTCTGGGAGGGCCTGAAGAAGGTCGCTCCGCCCGGCGTGCACCCCACGGACTTCACCCGCAATCCGACCGCCTACCTGCACCTGCTCGAAGACAAGGCCAAGACCGAGGCCGACGATGAAGGGGACACCACGTGA
- a CDS encoding roadblock/LC7 domain-containing protein: protein MIQQRQNFDWLLKELYDGVPGIEMIVVLSADGLRIARYAGDPDAADRVAAACAGLQSLATAVGQEIHSSNGEMDMVVIDLSGGYFYMMSAGANAYLAVLADVRCEAGRMSGMMRDLVVRIGAHLTSPPRRNGQNV from the coding sequence GTGATCCAGCAGCGCCAAAACTTCGACTGGCTGCTCAAGGAGCTCTACGACGGCGTTCCGGGCATCGAGATGATCGTGGTGCTGTCGGCCGACGGACTGCGCATCGCCCGCTACGCCGGCGACCCCGACGCCGCCGACCGGGTCGCCGCGGCCTGCGCCGGCCTGCAGAGCCTCGCCACCGCCGTCGGACAGGAGATCCACTCCAGCAACGGCGAGATGGACATGGTCGTCATCGACCTGAGCGGCGGCTACTTCTACATGATGTCGGCCGGCGCCAACGCCTACCTCGCGGTCCTCGCCGACGTGCGCTGCGAGGCGGGCCGCATGAGCGGCATGATGCGCGACCTGGTCGTCCGTATCGGCGCCCACCTGACCAGTCCTCCCCGGCGCAACGGGCAGAACGTATGA
- a CDS encoding DUF742 domain-containing protein encodes MTPPQRRRRQPLPVPPPQPPPSPQGAEAPQEGEGKNPERLYIITGADGERAPLDLVTLIVARAETPSSAPPEQIAVLRMCGAPLSVAEVSAYLGLPFSVVTVLLTEMLAAELVQARAPIVRQQLPDRSLLEAVMHGLQRL; translated from the coding sequence ATGACCCCTCCGCAACGCCGGCGGCGACAACCCCTGCCCGTACCTCCCCCGCAGCCCCCGCCGTCCCCGCAAGGCGCGGAGGCCCCGCAGGAGGGGGAGGGCAAGAACCCCGAACGGCTGTACATCATCACGGGAGCGGACGGCGAGCGGGCGCCCCTCGACCTCGTCACGCTGATCGTGGCGCGCGCCGAGACGCCGTCGTCGGCCCCGCCGGAACAGATCGCGGTGCTGCGGATGTGCGGCGCCCCGCTCTCGGTGGCCGAGGTGTCGGCCTATCTGGGCCTGCCGTTCAGCGTGGTGACGGTGCTGCTGACCGAGATGCTGGCGGCCGAGCTCGTCCAGGCACGCGCCCCCATCGTCCGGCAGCAGCTCCCCGACCGGTCCCTTCTCGAAGCGGTGATGCATGGACTTCAACGGCTCTGA
- a CDS encoding GTP-binding protein has protein sequence MDFNGSDTLPGPRAEDHLPHTTTAAAKIVIVGGFGVGKTTMVGSVSEIRPLTTEETMTQAGIGVDDNYGSETKTATTVAMDFGRIRITEEVVLYLFGTPGQERFWFLWNGLFEGALGAVVLVDTRRLEVSFEVMGRLEEGGVPFVVAVNTFPDGPRYPLDDLRAALDLPPEIPIVECDVRRRASSRDVLMTLMRFLHSLALSRSLT, from the coding sequence ATGGACTTCAACGGCTCTGACACGCTCCCCGGCCCACGGGCCGAGGACCACCTGCCGCACACCACCACCGCCGCGGCGAAGATCGTCATCGTGGGCGGCTTCGGCGTCGGCAAGACCACCATGGTCGGCTCCGTCAGCGAGATCAGGCCGCTGACCACCGAGGAGACCATGACCCAGGCGGGCATCGGGGTCGACGACAACTACGGCTCCGAGACCAAGACCGCCACCACCGTGGCCATGGACTTCGGCCGCATCCGCATCACCGAAGAGGTCGTGCTCTACCTCTTCGGCACCCCCGGCCAGGAGCGTTTCTGGTTCTTGTGGAACGGGCTCTTCGAAGGGGCGCTGGGCGCGGTCGTCCTGGTCGACACCCGCCGCCTCGAGGTCAGCTTCGAGGTCATGGGCCGGCTGGAGGAGGGCGGCGTGCCCTTCGTCGTCGCCGTCAACACCTTCCCCGACGGGCCCCGTTACCCCCTCGACGACCTGAGAGCCGCGCTCGACCTGCCGCCCGAGATCCCGATCGTGGAGTGCGACGTCCGACGCCGCGCCTCCAGCCGCGACGTCCTGATGACCCTCATGCGCTTCCTGCACTCCCTGGCGCTCAGCCGCAGCCTCACCTGA
- a CDS encoding cytochrome P450 → MTPEHPTPTGAPTGPHDLALDPPTGCPAHLRGPGGLARLYGPGAEDLNELYERLREEHGPVAPVLIHDDLPMWMVLGHAENLRMVRTPSQFTKDSRIWSQLGDGKVRPDHPLMPHIAWQPICAHAEGDEHKRLRGAVTAALSTIDDRSVRRHINRSSQRLVNRFCEKGGADLVGDFAEHLPMAVMCHVLGMPDEYNDTMVHAARDALKGTETAVASHEYVVGALGRLTARRRAEPEDDFTSHLIGHPAGLTDDEIREHLRLVLFAAYEATVNLLSNVLRMVLTDPRFLAQLNGGQMTVAEAVEQSLWDEPPFSTIFGYFAKQDTELGGQRIRRGDGLFFSPAPGNVDPRVRPDLSAHMQGNRSHLAFGSGPHECPGQDIGRAIADVGVDALLMRLPDIQLDCEEDELRWTTSIASRHLVELPVRFEPKPQQDVKHKPSHAPVPPQRTMRPVSTPPQAPPAPEPVTQPAAVPRPAPPAPPLPAAAQPAAPTRRPNAWRRFLAWWRGY, encoded by the coding sequence GTGACTCCCGAACACCCCACCCCCACCGGCGCCCCCACCGGCCCGCACGACCTCGCCCTCGACCCGCCGACCGGCTGCCCCGCGCACCTGCGCGGCCCCGGCGGACTGGCCCGCCTCTACGGCCCCGGAGCGGAGGACCTGAACGAACTGTACGAGCGACTGCGCGAGGAACACGGCCCCGTGGCGCCCGTCCTGATCCACGACGACCTGCCGATGTGGATGGTCCTCGGTCACGCCGAGAACCTGCGCATGGTGCGCACGCCCTCGCAGTTCACCAAGGACAGCCGCATCTGGTCGCAGCTGGGGGACGGCAAGGTCAGGCCCGACCACCCGCTGATGCCGCACATCGCCTGGCAGCCCATCTGCGCCCACGCCGAGGGCGACGAGCACAAGCGGCTGCGGGGCGCGGTCACCGCGGCCCTGTCCACCATCGACGACCGCAGTGTGCGCCGCCACATCAACCGCTCCAGCCAGCGCCTGGTCAACCGCTTCTGCGAGAAGGGCGGGGCGGACCTGGTCGGCGACTTCGCCGAGCACCTCCCGATGGCCGTGATGTGCCATGTCCTGGGCATGCCCGACGAGTACAACGACACGATGGTGCACGCCGCCCGCGACGCCCTCAAGGGCACGGAGACCGCGGTCGCGAGCCACGAGTACGTCGTGGGGGCGCTCGGCCGGCTCACCGCCCGCCGCCGCGCCGAGCCCGAGGACGACTTCACCAGCCACCTCATCGGCCACCCTGCCGGACTCACCGACGACGAGATCAGGGAGCATCTGCGCCTGGTCCTCTTCGCCGCCTACGAGGCCACCGTCAACCTGCTCTCCAACGTGCTGCGCATGGTCCTCACCGACCCGCGCTTCCTCGCCCAGCTCAACGGCGGCCAGATGACGGTGGCGGAGGCGGTCGAGCAGTCCCTGTGGGACGAGCCCCCGTTCAGCACGATCTTCGGCTACTTCGCCAAGCAGGACACGGAGCTGGGCGGCCAGCGCATCCGCCGGGGCGACGGCCTCTTCTTCTCGCCCGCGCCGGGCAACGTGGACCCCCGGGTACGCCCCGACCTGTCCGCCCACATGCAGGGCAACCGCTCCCATCTCGCCTTCGGCAGCGGCCCGCACGAGTGCCCCGGCCAGGACATCGGCCGCGCCATCGCCGACGTCGGCGTCGACGCGCTGCTGATGCGGCTGCCGGACATCCAACTCGACTGTGAAGAGGACGAGTTGCGCTGGACGACGTCCATCGCCTCGCGCCACCTGGTGGAGCTGCCGGTCCGGTTCGAGCCGAAGCCCCAGCAGGACGTCAAGCACAAGCCGAGCCACGCCCCGGTCCCGCCGCAGCGGACCATGCGCCCGGTGAGCACCCCGCCGCAGGCCCCACCCGCGCCGGAGCCCGTCACCCAGCCAGCCGCCGTGCCACGGCCCGCACCGCCCGCACCGCCCCTGCCGGCCGCGGCTCAGCCGGCCGCGCCCACCCGCAGGCCGAACGCCTGGCGCCGCTTCCTGGCCTGGTGGCGCGGCTACTGA
- a CDS encoding RluA family pseudouridine synthase: MRRRTPPPPSPLPQRDGIDPVRVRLPGEGAWATVREHLVERLGEARAPIVDGMLAAGLVVGADGTSVAPDAPYVPGMFVWFHRELPAETPVPFPLEIVYRDEHVVVVDKPHFLATTPRGSHVTETALARLRRELGLPALGAAHRLDRLTAGLVLFTVRPQERGAYQGLFRERRVRKVYEAVAPYDPALLLPRTVRSRIVKERGVLAAYEVSGEPNAVTRVELLEHSAARGLGRYRLLPATGQTHQLRVHLNSLGVPILGDPLYPEVAAPVPAGDFRRPLQLLARELEFTDPVTGTEHRLRSGRVLQAWASYDRWAAAAQPETAR, from the coding sequence ATGAGACGCCGCACCCCTCCCCCGCCCTCTCCCCTGCCGCAGCGCGACGGGATCGACCCGGTGCGGGTGCGGCTGCCCGGCGAGGGCGCCTGGGCCACCGTCCGGGAGCACCTGGTGGAGCGGCTCGGCGAGGCGCGCGCCCCGATCGTGGACGGGATGCTCGCGGCCGGACTGGTGGTCGGCGCCGACGGGACGTCGGTCGCGCCCGACGCGCCGTACGTGCCGGGCATGTTCGTGTGGTTCCACCGCGAGCTGCCGGCCGAGACGCCCGTGCCGTTCCCGCTGGAGATCGTGTACCGCGACGAGCACGTCGTCGTCGTCGACAAACCCCACTTCCTGGCCACCACCCCGCGCGGCAGCCATGTCACGGAGACGGCCCTGGCCCGGCTACGGCGGGAGCTGGGCCTTCCCGCGCTCGGCGCGGCGCACCGCCTGGACCGGCTCACGGCCGGGCTGGTGCTGTTCACGGTGCGGCCGCAGGAACGCGGCGCCTACCAGGGGCTGTTCCGTGAGCGGCGGGTGCGCAAGGTGTACGAGGCCGTCGCGCCGTACGACCCCGCTCTCCTCCTGCCCCGGACGGTGCGCAGCCGGATCGTCAAGGAGCGCGGGGTGCTGGCCGCCTACGAGGTGTCGGGCGAGCCGAACGCGGTGACCCGCGTGGAACTGCTCGAGCACAGCGCCGCCCGGGGGCTCGGCCGCTACCGGCTGCTGCCCGCGACCGGGCAGACCCACCAGCTGCGCGTCCATCTGAACTCCCTCGGCGTGCCGATCCTCGGGGATCCGCTCTACCCCGAGGTGGCTGCCCCCGTGCCGGCCGGCGACTTCCGGCGTCCGCTGCAACTGCTCGCGCGGGAACTGGAGTTCACCGATCCGGTCACGGGGACGGAGCACCGGCTGCGCAGCGGACGTGTGCTGCAGGCCTGGGCGTCGTACGACCGCTGGGCCGCCGCCGCGCAGCCGGAAACCGCTCGGTGA
- a CDS encoding GNAT family N-acetyltransferase encodes MPYTADPVLPAGTLSGAPQPELRTGDGLLLRPWRAGDAPAVHAAFQDPVMHQWHIRAADSEEEVAGWIEEWRTCWQEESSAQWAVVDAHTDELLGRVALRGVQLAEGVAEVAYWTTRAARGRGVAPRATTALTRWAFDEIGFHRLELMHATANEASCRVAGKAGFALEGTRRSAALHQDGWHDMHLHARVQGD; translated from the coding sequence ATGCCCTACACCGCCGACCCCGTCCTGCCCGCCGGTACCCTGTCGGGCGCCCCGCAGCCCGAGCTCCGCACCGGCGACGGCCTGCTGCTGCGCCCCTGGCGGGCCGGCGACGCGCCGGCCGTCCACGCCGCCTTCCAGGACCCGGTGATGCACCAGTGGCACATCCGGGCCGCCGACTCCGAGGAGGAGGTGGCGGGCTGGATCGAGGAGTGGCGGACGTGCTGGCAGGAGGAGAGCAGCGCCCAGTGGGCCGTCGTCGACGCGCACACCGACGAACTGCTGGGCCGGGTGGCGCTGCGCGGCGTCCAGCTGGCCGAGGGCGTGGCGGAGGTCGCGTACTGGACGACCAGGGCGGCCCGTGGCAGGGGGGTCGCGCCGCGCGCCACGACCGCCCTCACCCGGTGGGCCTTCGACGAGATCGGCTTCCACCGTCTGGAGCTGATGCACGCCACCGCCAACGAGGCCTCCTGCCGGGTCGCCGGCAAGGCGGGCTTCGCCCTGGAGGGCACCAGGCGCAGTGCGGCACTCCATCAGGACGGCTGGCACGACATGCACCTGCACGCGCGCGTGCAGGGCGACTGA
- a CDS encoding amino acid permease — MTTTTTSTDVRPDPPHHPDVGDGSLAEFGYRQELHRSLGRYASFAAGFSFISVLTTVFQFFAFGYAFGGPVFFWTWPVVLVGQLLVAACFAELAARYPISGAIYQWSSRLSTPSFGWFAGWIMVIGQIVVVAAAALALQMVLPAIWSGFQLIGDDPAPTSPDGAANAALLGVVLLVLTTLVNVLDNRVMSLVNRVGVTAEIIGAVLIVVLLLTHSERTPGITFHTTGAAQSGLFGALAVGSFTAAYVMIGFDSAGEMSEETHHPRRTAPRTILTALGAAGLLGGLIVLGGLLAAPSLSDGRLGVDGLSYVLTSSLGDGVGKALLADVVVAIAVATLAIQTAACRMLFSMARDGQLPLSARLARVNPRTGMPSAPALVVGVLAAALLLLNFASPDAFLAIGTTCIVMLYLAYAMVTGPLLVRRLRGGFSSAGTDETGAPLFSLGRWGVPVNALALLYGLLMTVNLAWPRAAVYDPAGGHWYFQWFTVLFLTVTVAAGVAFRAYRGRTTAPATALPETVRGHA, encoded by the coding sequence GTGACGACGACCACGACTTCCACCGACGTACGTCCCGACCCGCCGCACCACCCCGACGTGGGCGACGGATCGCTCGCCGAGTTCGGCTACCGCCAGGAACTGCATCGCAGCCTGGGCCGGTACGCCTCGTTCGCCGCCGGGTTCTCCTTCATCTCCGTCCTGACGACCGTCTTCCAGTTCTTCGCCTTCGGGTACGCCTTCGGCGGCCCGGTCTTCTTCTGGACGTGGCCGGTCGTGCTGGTCGGACAGCTGCTGGTCGCCGCGTGCTTCGCGGAACTGGCGGCGCGCTACCCGATCTCCGGCGCGATCTACCAGTGGTCGTCGCGGCTTTCGACGCCGTCGTTCGGCTGGTTCGCGGGCTGGATCATGGTGATCGGCCAGATCGTGGTGGTCGCGGCGGCGGCTCTCGCGCTGCAGATGGTGCTGCCGGCGATCTGGTCCGGTTTCCAGCTGATCGGCGACGACCCGGCGCCCACCTCCCCCGACGGCGCGGCCAACGCCGCCCTGCTCGGCGTGGTCCTGCTGGTGCTGACCACGCTCGTCAACGTCCTGGACAACCGGGTGATGTCCCTGGTCAACCGGGTCGGCGTGACCGCGGAGATCATCGGCGCGGTCCTCATCGTCGTCCTGCTCCTGACCCACTCCGAGCGCACCCCCGGCATCACCTTCCACACCACGGGCGCGGCCCAGTCCGGGCTGTTCGGGGCGCTCGCGGTGGGCTCGTTCACGGCCGCCTACGTGATGATCGGCTTCGACAGCGCGGGCGAGATGAGCGAGGAGACCCACCACCCCCGGCGTACCGCGCCCCGCACGATCCTCACCGCGCTCGGCGCGGCGGGACTGCTCGGCGGGCTGATCGTGCTCGGCGGACTGCTCGCCGCGCCCAGCCTCAGCGACGGCCGCCTCGGCGTCGACGGGCTCAGCTACGTCCTCACCAGCAGCCTCGGGGACGGCGTGGGCAAGGCGCTGCTGGCCGACGTGGTGGTGGCCATCGCGGTGGCAACCCTCGCCATCCAGACCGCGGCCTGCCGCATGCTGTTCTCCATGGCCCGCGACGGCCAACTGCCCCTCTCCGCCCGCCTCGCGCGCGTGAACCCCCGCACCGGCATGCCGAGCGCCCCCGCACTGGTCGTCGGCGTCCTCGCGGCCGCCCTGCTGCTGCTCAACTTCGCGTCCCCGGACGCCTTCCTGGCCATCGGCACCACCTGCATCGTGATGCTGTACCTGGCGTACGCGATGGTCACCGGGCCGCTGCTGGTCCGCAGGCTGCGCGGCGGATTCTCCTCGGCCGGCACGGACGAGACGGGCGCCCCGCTGTTCTCGCTGGGCCGCTGGGGCGTCCCGGTGAACGCCCTCGCGCTCCTCTACGGCCTGCTGATGACGGTCAACCTGGCCTGGCCGCGGGCCGCGGTGTACGACCCGGCGGGCGGTCACTGGTACTTCCAGTGGTTCACCGTGCTGTTCCTGACCGTGACGGTCGCGGCGGGCGTCGCCTTCCGCGCGTACCGCGGCCGCACGACCGCCCCGGCGACCGCGCTCCCGGAGACGGTCCGAGGACACGCGTAG
- a CDS encoding PadR family transcriptional regulator yields the protein MAGRRRRLGNPLALAVLTTLLQKPMHPYEIAQTLRSQGKDTSTKTNYGSLYTVVQNLEKHGLVEVTGVERQGNRPERTVYGLTGAGREEMAEWLSDLLAVPAKEYPIFETALSLMAALPPDEVERLLETRLSSLEVQLASGRGALAKVSETVPRLFLVEVEYQLHMVQAQAEWVGGFLEELRKGSLPGVDGWRRFHATEEPTETRP from the coding sequence GTGGCGGGCAGGCGCCGCAGGCTCGGCAACCCGTTGGCGCTCGCCGTGCTGACGACGCTTCTGCAGAAGCCGATGCACCCCTACGAGATCGCCCAGACCCTGCGCAGTCAGGGCAAGGACACGAGCACGAAGACCAACTACGGCTCGCTCTACACCGTCGTGCAGAACCTCGAGAAGCACGGCCTCGTCGAGGTGACCGGCGTCGAGCGCCAGGGCAACCGCCCCGAGCGCACGGTGTACGGACTCACGGGGGCCGGGCGGGAGGAGATGGCCGAGTGGCTGTCCGACCTGCTCGCCGTCCCCGCCAAGGAGTACCCGATCTTCGAGACGGCCCTCTCGCTGATGGCGGCGTTGCCGCCGGACGAGGTGGAGAGGCTGCTGGAGACCCGGCTGAGCTCGCTCGAGGTGCAGTTGGCGAGCGGACGCGGCGCGCTGGCGAAGGTGTCGGAGACGGTGCCGCGGCTCTTCCTCGTGGAGGTCGAGTACCAGCTGCACATGGTCCAGGCGCAGGCGGAGTGGGTCGGCGGCTTCCTCGAGGAGTTGAGGAAGGGTTCGCTGCCCGGCGTCGACGGGTGGCGGCGGTTCCACGCAACGGAGGAGCCGACCGAGACCAGACCATGA
- a CDS encoding ATP-binding cassette domain-containing protein, with amino-acid sequence MSATRAPAVQARRLVKTYPGGVTALDGLDVTVESGTVFGLLGPNGAGKSTTVKILTTLARPDSGSATVAGHDVLRHPDRVRRAIGVVAQNSGADPVATGRDNLRLQGRLYGVKGAALDRRIDELLERFALTDAARRPVKGYSGGMRRRLDVALGLVHRPEVLFLDEPTTGLDPEARGAMWDEIGRLAGEEGLTILLTTHYLEEADRLAERVAIVDRGRVVVTGAPEALKGELRGDAVHVRLRGELGDGGRALLQGALGGLPGVHEVVCEGRTVSVRAGDGAAAVPVLLGALERAGVAVVGATVARPSLDDVYLRYAGRRYAEAQAGDAGGAADPLVLAGGAR; translated from the coding sequence ATGAGTGCTACCCGTGCGCCCGCAGTGCAGGCGCGTCGACTCGTCAAGACCTACCCGGGCGGTGTCACCGCGCTGGACGGCCTCGACGTCACCGTGGAGTCCGGCACCGTCTTCGGGCTGCTCGGCCCCAACGGCGCCGGCAAGTCCACCACCGTCAAGATCCTCACCACGCTCGCCCGTCCCGACTCGGGCTCGGCCACCGTGGCCGGCCACGACGTGCTGCGCCACCCGGACCGGGTGCGCCGGGCGATCGGCGTGGTCGCGCAGAACTCCGGCGCCGACCCGGTCGCCACCGGCCGCGACAACCTCCGCCTCCAGGGGAGGCTCTACGGCGTGAAGGGCGCCGCCCTGGACCGCCGGATCGACGAACTGCTCGAGCGGTTCGCGCTCACCGACGCCGCCCGTCGCCCCGTCAAGGGCTACTCCGGCGGCATGCGGCGTCGGCTCGACGTGGCCCTCGGCCTGGTGCACCGCCCCGAGGTGCTGTTCCTCGACGAGCCGACCACCGGCCTGGACCCCGAGGCCCGCGGCGCCATGTGGGACGAGATCGGCCGGCTGGCGGGTGAGGAGGGGCTGACCATCCTGCTCACCACGCACTACCTGGAGGAGGCCGACCGGCTCGCCGAACGGGTCGCGATCGTCGACCGCGGCCGGGTCGTCGTCACGGGCGCCCCGGAGGCCCTCAAGGGTGAACTCCGCGGCGACGCCGTGCACGTGCGGTTGCGCGGCGAACTCGGGGACGGCGGTCGCGCGCTGCTGCAGGGCGCGCTCGGCGGACTGCCCGGCGTGCATGAGGTGGTGTGCGAGGGAAGGACGGTGAGCGTGCGCGCGGGGGACGGCGCGGCGGCGGTGCCCGTGCTGCTCGGTGCGCTGGAGCGGGCCGGGGTCGCCGTCGTCGGCGCGACCGTGGCCCGCCCGTCCCTCGACGACGTCTACCTGCGCTACGCGGGCCGCCGTTACGCCGAGGCGCAAGCCGGCGACGCCGGCGGCGCGGCCGACCCGCTCGTCCTCGCCGGGGGTGCCCGATGA
- a CDS encoding ABC transporter permease, whose amino-acid sequence MSTAIVQTWWMTQRQLMVFARQPAYAVITLIQPVIWLFLFGSLFRNVVELGGFGTGSYLDYLVPGVVVMSALASNLWAGMGTLEEIQRGTLNRFLTTPASRAALMNGNVVHNGIVTALQSAVIVLLGLAGGADYPGGFVGVVVLVVASVLLGTVFGALSNALGMLVRERESIIGVNTFLLLPLTFLSSAFMAPDRMPGWIRDAARFNPLDWAMVAGRSALSADPDWGAVLVRGGGLLALAVAAVWLSIRTFRSYQRSV is encoded by the coding sequence ATGAGCACGGCGATCGTGCAGACCTGGTGGATGACGCAACGTCAGCTGATGGTGTTCGCCCGTCAGCCCGCGTACGCCGTGATCACGCTGATCCAGCCGGTGATCTGGCTGTTCCTCTTCGGCAGCCTCTTCAGGAACGTCGTCGAGCTGGGTGGTTTCGGCACCGGCTCGTATCTGGACTACCTGGTGCCGGGCGTCGTGGTGATGAGCGCGCTCGCCTCCAACCTGTGGGCCGGCATGGGCACGTTGGAGGAGATCCAGCGCGGCACGCTCAACCGCTTTCTGACCACCCCGGCCAGCCGGGCCGCGCTGATGAACGGCAACGTCGTCCACAACGGCATCGTCACCGCGCTCCAGTCGGCCGTCATCGTGCTGCTCGGTCTGGCGGGCGGAGCGGACTACCCGGGCGGCTTCGTCGGCGTCGTCGTCCTGGTCGTCGCCTCGGTGCTGCTGGGCACGGTCTTCGGGGCGCTGTCCAACGCGCTGGGCATGCTGGTGCGGGAACGGGAGTCGATCATCGGCGTCAACACGTTCCTGCTGCTGCCGCTGACCTTCCTCTCCAGCGCGTTCATGGCGCCGGACCGGATGCCCGGCTGGATCCGGGACGCGGCCCGCTTCAACCCGCTGGACTGGGCGATGGTCGCGGGCCGTTCGGCGCTGTCGGCCGATCCCGACTGGGGCGCGGTGCTCGTCCGCGGCGGCGGGCTGCTCGCGCTCGCGGTGGCGGCCGTGTGGCTGTCGATACGGACGTTCAGGTCGTACCAGCGGTCGGTCTAG